From Brevibacillus marinus, a single genomic window includes:
- a CDS encoding TRAP transporter large permease has translation MTLTIFLGSLLGAMALGMPIAFALLVSGVALMFYLDMFDAQIIAQNLISGADNVSLMAIPFFILAGELMNAGGISKRIVNLAMAFVGHIRGGLGYVAIIASVLFAGLSGSAVADTAALGAILIPMMVNAGYDRNRSTGLIAAGGIIAPVIPPSIPMIIFGITAGVSITKLFMAGIVPGLLIGAGLIFAWWLVIRHANVKIFPRKTVKEKWIATKEAVWALILPVILICGLRGGVFTPTEAGVVAAVYALLVGFVIYRELKWKDFAQVLVAAAKTSSVVMFLIAAAMVSAWLIAIANVPAAITDLLAPFMDNQLLLLIVINLLILLVGTAMDITPTILILTPVLMPIIQEAGIDPIYFGVLFVLNTSIGLLTPPVGSVLNVACGVGKIDMVNIMKGIWPFLLVEVLVLALLILFPSLVTVPLEWLS, from the coding sequence GCTGGGAATGCCCATCGCCTTCGCGCTGTTGGTCAGCGGTGTAGCTTTAATGTTCTATCTTGACATGTTTGACGCGCAGATTATCGCGCAAAACTTGATTAGCGGAGCAGACAACGTGTCGCTCATGGCTATCCCGTTTTTTATTCTTGCCGGTGAACTGATGAACGCTGGCGGTATTTCAAAACGGATTGTCAACCTGGCGATGGCGTTTGTCGGACATATTCGGGGCGGTCTCGGTTATGTGGCGATCATTGCGAGTGTTTTGTTTGCTGGCTTATCCGGTTCTGCGGTGGCCGATACGGCCGCTCTAGGGGCGATTCTCATTCCGATGATGGTGAACGCTGGCTATGACAGAAATCGTTCGACCGGTCTGATTGCTGCAGGAGGTATCATCGCTCCCGTGATCCCTCCGAGTATACCGATGATCATTTTCGGGATTACAGCGGGCGTGTCGATAACCAAGTTGTTTATGGCCGGGATCGTCCCGGGGCTGCTGATTGGTGCAGGGCTAATCTTCGCCTGGTGGTTGGTGATTCGCCATGCTAACGTAAAGATTTTTCCGCGCAAAACCGTGAAAGAAAAGTGGATAGCAACGAAAGAAGCAGTTTGGGCACTCATCCTGCCCGTGATTCTGATCTGCGGATTGCGAGGAGGCGTGTTTACTCCGACCGAAGCAGGGGTCGTTGCAGCGGTTTATGCTTTGTTGGTGGGTTTCGTGATCTACCGTGAACTAAAATGGAAAGATTTTGCACAAGTCTTGGTAGCAGCGGCGAAGACATCGAGCGTGGTGATGTTCTTGATAGCAGCGGCAATGGTTTCTGCCTGGTTAATCGCAATTGCAAATGTTCCGGCTGCTATTACCGATTTGCTCGCACCTTTTATGGATAACCAACTGCTTCTGCTGATCGTGATCAACCTTTTGATTCTTCTGGTTGGTACCGCGATGGATATTACGCCGACGATTTTGATTTTAACGCCGGTACTTATGCCGATCATCCAGGAGGCAGGAATCGATCCGATCTACTTTGGCGTGCTGTTTGTCTTAAATACGAGTATCGGGTTGCTAACGCCACCCGTGGGTTCGGTTCTGAACGTAGCGTGCGGCGTCGGAAAGATCGACATGGTCAATATCATGAAAGGGATTTGGCCTTTCCTGTTGGTCGAAGTGCTGGTACTTGCCTTGCTGATTCTTTTCCCATCGCTCGTGACCGTTCCGCTGGAATGGCTTTCTTAA
- a CDS encoding NAD(P)-dependent oxidoreductase, translated as MYNMKIGFIGLGVMGLPIASNLLRAGFELVAFDINQARIQELPMQEKVLAASAPQEVAVADVVILMLPNTPQVEEVVLGEKGLLENMSRKSLLIDMSSISPVATKKIAGQLAERGIDFLDAPVSGGQSGAINGTLTIMVGGKRDVFDRAQPIFQAVGKRIIYCGDHGSGQIVKVVNQLMSAVNLVGMAEAFTLGVKAGVAPEIMRDVILGGSGRCWALEDRMPVILERNFEPGFTIDLHTKDIKLALELGNELRVPIYASSLVHEVFKTLQIKGKGGKDNSAVITLYEEMAGVEVRKKQ; from the coding sequence ATATACAACATGAAAATCGGTTTTATCGGTCTAGGCGTCATGGGACTTCCCATCGCTTCCAATTTGCTGAGAGCAGGGTTTGAACTGGTTGCTTTCGACATTAACCAGGCACGGATTCAGGAATTGCCGATGCAGGAAAAAGTGTTGGCTGCTTCGGCTCCGCAAGAAGTGGCTGTTGCGGACGTCGTCATCTTAATGCTTCCGAATACGCCGCAGGTAGAAGAAGTAGTCCTCGGGGAAAAAGGGCTGTTGGAAAATATGTCCCGCAAATCGCTGCTGATTGACATGAGCAGTATTTCACCGGTAGCGACGAAAAAAATAGCGGGACAGTTGGCTGAGCGTGGCATTGATTTTCTTGATGCTCCCGTAAGCGGCGGCCAAAGTGGCGCGATCAATGGAACGCTCACCATTATGGTGGGAGGCAAACGGGACGTTTTTGATAGAGCCCAACCCATTTTCCAGGCAGTCGGGAAACGCATCATCTATTGCGGCGACCACGGTTCCGGGCAGATTGTCAAAGTCGTCAACCAGCTCATGTCGGCTGTGAATCTGGTTGGAATGGCGGAAGCTTTTACGTTGGGCGTGAAAGCAGGGGTTGCTCCGGAGATTATGCGCGACGTCATTCTCGGAGGATCGGGACGATGCTGGGCTTTGGAAGACCGTATGCCTGTCATCTTGGAAAGGAACTTTGAACCAGGGTTTACGATTGACCTGCATACGAAGGACATCAAACTTGCTTTGGAACTGGGCAACGAACTGCGTGTGCCGATCTATGCGAGCAGCCTTGTCCATGAAGTATTCAAGACATTGCAAATCAAAGGAAAAGGCGGAAAAGACAATTCCGCGGTTATCACCCTATATGAAGAAATGGCTGGTGTGGAAGTACGCAAAAAGCAATAA
- a CDS encoding PPC domain-containing DNA-binding protein, translating to MSEHVRVQYAAGKVGKSVAARLLPGTDLLTGIEEVCRQNGILYASIANCFGSFQRAGYLYLIPLPEAKVGAGYGDIHRVEGPVEFLNGTGVVCQREGQYEIHFHATMCDKEGNVFGGHMLKGENPVLTTVDLVINEIVDVRMLRSYDEETDLIQFDPKQG from the coding sequence ATGAGTGAGCATGTACGCGTTCAATACGCAGCGGGAAAGGTAGGCAAAAGTGTTGCCGCCCGATTGCTTCCGGGAACCGATCTGTTAACAGGGATTGAGGAAGTTTGCCGTCAGAACGGAATCCTGTATGCATCCATTGCCAACTGCTTTGGCAGTTTTCAGCGGGCCGGTTACCTGTACCTGATTCCGCTGCCGGAAGCGAAGGTAGGAGCCGGGTATGGGGACATACACCGGGTGGAAGGTCCTGTGGAATTTTTAAATGGAACCGGCGTTGTTTGCCAACGAGAGGGACAGTACGAGATTCATTTCCATGCGACGATGTGCGACAAAGAGGGCAACGTCTTCGGCGGTCACATGCTGAAAGGGGAAAATCCCGTTTTGACCACAGTGGATCTGGTGATTAACGAGATCGTGGATGTGCGCATGCTGCGCAGCTACGATGAAGAAACGGATCTAATCCAATTCGATCCGAAACAGGGATAA